From Dethiosulfovibrio peptidovorans, the proteins below share one genomic window:
- a CDS encoding aminomethyl-transferring glycine dehydrogenase produces the protein MRYIPNTDEQRAEMLKIIGVSSVDDLFADLPASARFDRDLNLPEPLSEMELMAHLHKLAGRNVDACTAPCFLGAGVYDHFIPLAVDHLISREEFTTSYTPYQPEISQGTLQAIFEFQTMVAELTGMDVANASMYDGASAIAEAAFMASVSTKRQTILVARSVHPHCRAVLKTYASLRGLSIKEIGYGDGTLDMDDLKSNLGDGVAAVVVQSPNFFGSLEDLKAIGEAAHEAKALFVVSTDLLALSILEAPGRLGADVVVGDGQSMGSSMNFGGPHFGFFAATQKLVRKIPGRIVGQTVDRQGKRCYVLTLQAREQHIRREKASSNICTNHSLNALAATIHMSLMGREGLKEAATQSLLKAAYTRDQLTVGGAFEPRFSGPFFREFAVTAKKESPETINNRLLENGILGGYDLSKDYPELESTWLVAVTEKRTRSEIDRFASIARGK, from the coding sequence ATGAGGTATATACCCAACACCGACGAGCAGCGGGCAGAGATGCTGAAGATCATTGGTGTCTCTTCGGTAGACGATCTGTTTGCCGATCTTCCGGCTAGCGCGAGGTTTGACAGAGATCTGAATCTCCCTGAGCCTCTCTCCGAGATGGAGCTGATGGCCCATCTTCATAAGCTAGCCGGGCGCAACGTGGATGCCTGTACAGCCCCGTGTTTTCTCGGGGCTGGCGTGTACGATCACTTTATCCCATTGGCGGTGGATCACCTGATCTCTCGGGAGGAGTTCACCACCAGCTACACGCCGTATCAGCCTGAGATCAGTCAGGGGACGCTTCAGGCTATTTTCGAATTTCAGACCATGGTGGCCGAGCTGACTGGCATGGATGTTGCCAATGCCTCCATGTACGATGGTGCCTCTGCCATAGCTGAGGCCGCTTTCATGGCCAGTGTCTCCACCAAGAGGCAGACCATCTTGGTGGCTCGTTCAGTCCATCCTCACTGCAGGGCGGTTCTTAAAACATACGCGAGCCTTCGGGGGTTGTCCATAAAGGAAATTGGCTATGGCGATGGAACTCTGGATATGGATGACTTGAAGTCCAACCTGGGAGACGGTGTCGCTGCAGTTGTGGTGCAGTCCCCCAACTTTTTTGGGTCTCTTGAAGACTTGAAGGCCATCGGCGAGGCTGCTCACGAGGCCAAGGCTCTCTTTGTTGTCTCCACCGATCTGCTGGCCTTATCAATCCTGGAAGCCCCCGGGCGTTTGGGAGCCGATGTCGTTGTAGGCGATGGGCAAAGCATGGGCTCCAGCATGAACTTTGGTGGCCCTCATTTTGGCTTTTTCGCAGCCACCCAGAAACTGGTTCGGAAAATTCCCGGCAGGATCGTGGGACAGACCGTTGATCGTCAGGGTAAGCGCTGTTATGTGTTGACCCTCCAGGCTCGGGAACAACATATTAGAAGAGAGAAAGCCTCATCCAACATCTGCACTAACCACAGCCTGAACGCTTTGGCTGCGACTATCCACATGTCTCTCATGGGACGAGAAGGACTTAAAGAGGCGGCTACCCAGAGCTTGCTCAAGGCCGCTTACACTCGGGATCAGCTGACTGTAGGTGGAGCTTTTGAACCCCGGTTCTCGGGGCCTTTCTTCAGGGAGTTTGCCGTCACCGCAAAGAAGGAGTCCCCGGAGACGATCAACAATCGGCTTTTAGAGAATGGAATTCTGGGGGGGTATGACCTCTCGAAGGATTATCCTGAGCTCGAATCGACGTGGTTGGTTGCCGTTACCGAGAAACGGACCCGATCGGAGATCGACCGTTTTGCGTCTATAGCGAGGGGGAAGTAG
- the trmB gene encoding tRNA (guanosine(46)-N7)-methyltransferase TrmB: MRREDVLLNPAISGAPVGEPDGRRRIAEIGFGNGEFLVHLAQMEPRSIFYGLEISMTCVEKSLKRVIREELDNVRLLFGDARFLLRESFADDWLDRVYMSFPCPWPKERHARRRVTAPGFADTVASVLRMGCRFELATDEAWYAREVAQVLGDHVALNLSSFDVNRRRPVTTKYERKWLAEGKDIFILEFEKCSTCSVERIVSGRSDEMHVTVDRENLDLTALAARELGISGGEGGVRWAFGNVYSDGERTWLVRAVTSDDGYQQQMYLRVLLREQGALVKVDGVCVPYLTPAVRQAVHDLAGRLVKG, from the coding sequence CTGAGACGAGAGGATGTCCTTTTGAACCCGGCGATTTCCGGAGCTCCTGTGGGCGAACCCGATGGTCGGCGTCGGATTGCTGAGATAGGATTTGGCAACGGGGAATTCCTGGTTCACTTGGCCCAGATGGAGCCACGATCAATTTTTTATGGGCTGGAGATATCCATGACCTGCGTGGAGAAGTCTCTGAAGCGAGTGATTCGAGAGGAACTTGACAACGTCCGGCTCCTCTTCGGGGATGCTCGTTTCCTTCTTAGAGAGAGTTTTGCCGATGATTGGCTCGATCGGGTATATATGAGTTTTCCCTGTCCGTGGCCCAAGGAACGTCACGCCAGACGCCGGGTGACAGCACCGGGCTTTGCCGATACGGTCGCTTCGGTGCTCAGGATGGGGTGCCGTTTTGAACTGGCCACCGACGAGGCATGGTACGCCAGGGAGGTGGCTCAGGTATTGGGAGATCACGTGGCCCTGAACCTCTCCTCCTTTGACGTGAACCGTAGGCGTCCGGTGACTACCAAGTACGAGAGAAAATGGTTGGCCGAGGGCAAGGATATTTTTATCCTGGAGTTCGAGAAATGCTCGACGTGCAGCGTCGAACGGATCGTATCAGGAAGGAGCGACGAGATGCACGTAACGGTGGACAGAGAGAATTTAGATTTGACGGCTCTGGCTGCTCGTGAGCTTGGAATCTCAGGCGGAGAGGGGGGCGTTCGCTGGGCGTTTGGAAACGTCTACAGCGATGGTGAGAGGACATGGTTGGTCCGGGCCGTCACGTCCGACGACGGCTATCAGCAGCAGATGTACCTCCGAGTGCTTCTAAGGGAGCAAGGGGCTTTGGTCAAGGTCGATGGCGTGTGTGTTCCCTACCTCACGCCAGCTGTCCGGCAGGCGGTTCATGACCTGGCCGGTCGTCTCGTCAAGGGATGA
- the gcvH gene encoding glycine cleavage system protein H — protein MAEIKDGLRYTKEHEWIKVEGGKGRVGISDYAQHAMGDIVFVELPEVGQDVSAGGDLCVVESVKGANDVYSPASGKVVEINEALDDSPEAINEDPYGSWIAVVELSNASEVDALMDPAAYKAFCDSQD, from the coding sequence ATGGCTGAGATCAAGGACGGGCTGAGATACACCAAGGAGCACGAGTGGATTAAGGTCGAGGGAGGTAAGGGACGGGTTGGAATCTCGGATTACGCCCAGCATGCGATGGGCGATATCGTTTTTGTCGAGCTTCCCGAAGTGGGACAGGATGTCTCTGCTGGCGGTGACCTTTGCGTTGTCGAGTCGGTCAAGGGTGCCAACGACGTATACTCTCCGGCTTCCGGTAAAGTCGTTGAGATCAACGAAGCCCTGGATGATTCTCCCGAGGCCATCAACGAGGACCCCTATGGGAGCTGGATTGCCGTGGTTGAGCTTTCAAATGCCTCCGAGGTCGATGCTCTCATGGACCCCGCTGCGTACAAGGCTTTCTGCGATAGCCAGGACTAA
- a CDS encoding acetoin dehydrogenase produces the protein MYDLMVLGGGPGGCRAAELAARAGMKTVLVEKDCLGGTCLNRGCIPTKAYYADAVSKLGPVEAMWAKKEAVVKKLKKGIETLMDREGVTVLQGEASIADVRGDEKRLLVTTDGREEIVGARRLLIATGAVSRLLDFPGADLDGIIGGDWAVTDQGLWDSSMSDKVTSVAVMGAGVIAVEFAGILKDLGKDVTMLKHSDQILRRCDEDVKKKVKQIVKKKKIATVDYMCIQEVVREDGRLCVRGTAQDQEISLVCDRLILAASMVPVLSGYGLEDSGIAFTDKGITVDKHMRTSVEGVYAVGDCTGGMMLAHLAEYQALSAVEDMLGRDMVVEPDNVPSCIFFDPEIAYVGRTEQEARDEGIDIAVGRVFFAANGMALAMGHSDGFVKVISERVSGKILGVHIIGPEASALISEAALAVNRGLTVREVAYTVHPHPTLSECFKDALFRILDEK, from the coding sequence ATCTATGATCTGATGGTTCTGGGCGGCGGGCCCGGTGGCTGCAGAGCCGCCGAGCTCGCCGCCAGAGCCGGTATGAAAACGGTTCTGGTCGAAAAAGATTGCCTAGGAGGTACCTGCCTCAATCGTGGGTGCATTCCCACCAAAGCCTATTACGCTGACGCTGTCTCAAAACTCGGGCCGGTCGAGGCGATGTGGGCTAAGAAAGAAGCGGTGGTGAAAAAGCTCAAAAAAGGCATCGAGACATTGATGGATCGAGAAGGCGTCACCGTTCTTCAAGGTGAGGCGTCCATCGCAGATGTTCGAGGTGACGAAAAACGTCTTCTCGTGACGACCGACGGTCGGGAGGAAATCGTCGGTGCTCGTCGATTGCTTATCGCCACGGGGGCTGTATCTCGTCTATTGGATTTTCCCGGAGCTGACTTGGACGGCATCATCGGTGGCGACTGGGCCGTGACCGATCAGGGGCTCTGGGACTCATCCATGTCTGACAAGGTCACCTCGGTGGCCGTTATGGGGGCAGGTGTTATCGCTGTCGAGTTTGCCGGGATCCTCAAAGACCTTGGCAAGGACGTCACCATGCTCAAGCACTCGGACCAGATCCTTCGTCGGTGCGACGAGGACGTCAAGAAAAAAGTCAAACAGATTGTCAAGAAGAAAAAAATAGCTACGGTAGACTACATGTGCATTCAGGAGGTCGTTCGCGAGGACGGGCGTCTCTGTGTTCGGGGCACGGCTCAGGATCAGGAGATCTCCCTGGTGTGCGATCGTCTCATCCTCGCGGCCAGTATGGTCCCGGTTCTCTCGGGCTACGGCCTTGAGGACAGCGGTATTGCCTTCACCGATAAAGGTATCACCGTGGACAAGCACATGAGAACTTCTGTCGAAGGGGTCTACGCTGTTGGGGACTGTACCGGAGGTATGATGCTTGCCCATCTGGCAGAATACCAGGCTCTCTCCGCTGTCGAGGATATGCTTGGTCGAGACATGGTTGTGGAGCCTGATAATGTTCCCTCCTGTATTTTCTTTGACCCCGAGATCGCTTACGTGGGACGTACCGAACAGGAGGCCCGGGACGAGGGGATTGATATCGCTGTTGGTCGGGTGTTCTTCGCCGCCAACGGGATGGCCTTGGCTATGGGGCATTCCGATGGCTTCGTGAAGGTCATTTCCGAGAGAGTATCGGGAAAGATCCTCGGTGTCCATATCATCGGGCCCGAGGCCTCTGCCCTCATTTCTGAGGCAGCCTTGGCTGTGAACCGTGGCCTCACGGTGCGAGAGGTGGCCTACACGGTGCATCCTCATCCCACCTTGAGCGAGTGTTTCAAGGACGCCCTCTTCCGAATCCTTGACGAAAAATAA
- the nifJ gene encoding pyruvate:ferredoxin (flavodoxin) oxidoreductase produces MAKQWKTMDGNMAAAHVSYAFTEVAAIYPITPSSPMAEYVDEWAAHGRKNIFGKVVELAEMQSEGGAAGAVHGSLSAGSLTSTFTASQGLLLMLPNMYKIAGELLPGVFDVSARAVAGHALSIFGDHSDVTACRATGFAMLASGSVQETMDLTAVAHLSAIRSSIPFLNFFDGFRTSHEIQKIEVLDYDDLAQLVDWEAVRNFKERALNPEHPYHKGTAQNPDIYFQAKEAGNSFYLDIPDIVEEYMEEISKLTGRNYAPFVYYGHPEADRVVVVMGSATEASEETVDYLMAKGEKVGVLKVHLYRPFSARHFFNVLPATVQRLAVLDRTKEPGALGEPLYEDVCALFNNRAERPIIVGGRYGLGSNDTTPSWIKTVFDNLKLYEPKNNFTIGIVDDVTRLSLELKEEIDAAPEGTIRCKFWGLGSDGTVGANKNAIKIIGDNTDMYAQGYFSYDSKKSGGVTVSHLRFGKTPIKSTYLIKEADFIACHKQEYVYLYDVTAGLKENGTFLLNTQWTDMATLEEKLPVDLKKYLARKKIDFYVINGVDLGVEIGLGNRTNMIMMSAFFKLAKVIPFEDAVRFMKEANEKTYGKKGEKIVAMNDKAVDRGAGGLIKIDVPEAWADLESPLLISCDASPKCRENVPQFIQDVCRPINAQKGEDLPVSAFLGREDGHFPSGTSAYEKRGVAVSVPEWIMDKCIQCNQCAMVCPHASIRPVLLDEAERSEAPETFATMDAKGKELAGLAFRMQVSPLDCLGCGNCADICPVKALEMKPLDTQIDPQAENWEFGVTATDKSDLVNVNTVKGSQFAQPFLEFSGACAGCGETPYAKLITQLYGDRMIIANATGCSSIWGGSAPSMPYSTNTKGQGPAWANSLFEDNAEYGYGMALSVKNTVKGLENTVRNLVEMDIDDDVKEVLTLWLDNHEDGQASKAAAKGVQSILDRDLGSDQANSLLNEIAEREDYLVKKSVWIFGGDGWAYDIGYGGLDHVLASGENINVMVFDTEVYSNTGGQSSKSTPIAAVAKFAASGKKVAKKDLGRMAMTYGYVYVAQVAMGADKNQLMKAVTEAEAYNGPSLIIAYAPCINHGLKEGMGRSQNQEKRAVESGYWHLFRYNPTVEEGKNPFKLDSKAPKSSFREFILSEVRYSSLMKTFPKEAEELFEAAEISAKQRYETYKKLSDGYKV; encoded by the coding sequence ATGGCTAAACAATGGAAAACAATGGACGGGAATATGGCGGCTGCCCATGTATCCTACGCATTCACCGAGGTAGCGGCTATCTATCCGATTACGCCGTCGTCTCCTATGGCGGAGTACGTGGATGAGTGGGCGGCTCACGGTCGCAAAAATATCTTTGGCAAGGTCGTCGAGCTGGCCGAGATGCAGTCCGAGGGGGGGGCTGCCGGAGCGGTTCACGGTTCTCTGTCCGCAGGATCTCTGACAAGCACCTTTACGGCATCACAGGGGCTTCTGCTCATGCTGCCCAACATGTACAAGATCGCAGGAGAGCTCCTGCCCGGCGTTTTCGACGTCAGCGCCAGAGCGGTTGCGGGACACGCCCTGTCTATTTTCGGCGATCACAGTGACGTGACGGCCTGCCGTGCCACAGGCTTTGCCATGCTGGCATCGGGAAGTGTTCAGGAGACCATGGACCTGACGGCGGTAGCACACCTGTCAGCCATTCGGTCTAGCATTCCCTTTCTCAATTTCTTCGACGGATTCAGAACCTCTCACGAGATCCAGAAAATCGAGGTCCTGGACTACGACGATCTGGCTCAGTTGGTGGACTGGGAGGCCGTTCGAAACTTCAAGGAACGGGCTCTGAACCCCGAACACCCCTACCACAAGGGGACAGCCCAGAACCCCGATATCTACTTCCAGGCCAAGGAGGCAGGCAACAGCTTCTACCTGGATATTCCAGACATCGTTGAGGAATATATGGAGGAGATCTCCAAGCTCACCGGTCGGAACTACGCTCCTTTCGTCTACTACGGCCATCCCGAAGCTGACCGGGTCGTCGTCGTCATGGGCTCAGCCACGGAGGCCAGCGAGGAAACGGTGGATTATCTCATGGCCAAGGGCGAAAAAGTGGGCGTCCTGAAGGTCCATCTCTATCGCCCCTTCTCAGCTCGGCATTTCTTCAATGTCCTCCCAGCTACTGTGCAGCGCTTGGCCGTGCTGGACCGCACCAAGGAGCCCGGAGCTCTGGGAGAACCTCTTTATGAGGACGTCTGCGCCCTGTTCAACAACCGTGCAGAGCGTCCCATCATCGTCGGCGGTCGGTACGGTTTGGGCTCCAACGACACCACTCCAAGCTGGATCAAAACGGTTTTCGACAACCTCAAGCTCTACGAGCCCAAAAACAACTTCACCATCGGCATCGTGGACGACGTGACCAGGCTCTCCCTGGAGCTCAAAGAAGAGATCGACGCCGCTCCAGAGGGGACCATCCGATGCAAGTTCTGGGGCTTGGGATCCGACGGGACGGTGGGTGCCAACAAGAACGCCATCAAGATCATCGGAGACAATACGGATATGTACGCTCAGGGGTACTTCTCCTACGACTCGAAGAAGTCGGGTGGAGTAACGGTCTCCCATCTTCGTTTCGGCAAGACTCCCATCAAGTCAACGTACCTCATCAAGGAGGCGGACTTCATCGCCTGTCACAAGCAGGAGTACGTCTATCTCTACGACGTCACAGCAGGACTCAAGGAAAATGGCACGTTCTTGCTCAACACCCAGTGGACCGATATGGCTACCCTGGAGGAAAAACTCCCGGTGGATCTCAAAAAATACCTGGCCAGAAAAAAGATAGACTTCTACGTCATCAACGGCGTGGACCTGGGAGTCGAGATCGGCTTGGGCAACCGAACCAACATGATCATGATGTCGGCCTTCTTCAAGCTAGCCAAGGTCATCCCATTTGAGGACGCCGTCCGGTTCATGAAAGAGGCAAACGAAAAGACCTACGGAAAAAAGGGCGAAAAAATCGTGGCCATGAACGACAAGGCTGTGGACAGGGGAGCCGGAGGCCTGATCAAGATCGACGTCCCCGAGGCCTGGGCCGATCTCGAATCTCCCCTGCTGATCTCCTGCGATGCCTCTCCTAAATGCAGGGAAAACGTTCCTCAGTTCATCCAAGATGTCTGTCGCCCCATCAACGCCCAAAAGGGCGAGGACCTTCCGGTCAGCGCCTTTCTGGGACGAGAGGATGGGCATTTCCCCAGCGGTACGTCGGCTTACGAAAAACGAGGAGTGGCGGTGAGCGTACCAGAGTGGATCATGGACAAGTGCATCCAGTGCAACCAGTGCGCCATGGTCTGCCCCCACGCCTCAATCAGGCCGGTACTTCTGGACGAAGCCGAGAGAAGCGAGGCCCCCGAGACCTTTGCGACCATGGACGCCAAAGGCAAGGAGTTGGCGGGACTGGCATTTCGCATGCAGGTCAGCCCTCTGGACTGCCTCGGGTGTGGCAACTGTGCCGATATCTGCCCAGTCAAGGCCCTGGAGATGAAGCCTCTGGATACTCAGATCGATCCTCAGGCCGAAAACTGGGAGTTCGGCGTCACGGCCACGGACAAGTCAGACCTGGTCAACGTGAACACCGTCAAGGGAAGTCAGTTTGCCCAACCGTTCCTGGAGTTCTCGGGAGCCTGTGCCGGCTGCGGCGAGACACCCTACGCCAAGCTTATCACTCAGCTCTATGGCGACAGAATGATCATCGCCAACGCTACGGGGTGCTCCTCCATCTGGGGTGGTTCGGCCCCCAGCATGCCCTATTCTACCAACACCAAGGGACAAGGACCTGCATGGGCCAACTCCCTCTTTGAGGACAACGCCGAGTACGGTTACGGCATGGCCCTCTCGGTGAAGAACACCGTCAAGGGACTGGAGAATACCGTCCGAAACCTGGTTGAGATGGATATAGACGACGACGTAAAAGAAGTGCTCACCTTATGGCTGGACAATCACGAGGACGGCCAGGCCTCCAAAGCAGCAGCCAAGGGAGTTCAAAGCATCCTTGACAGGGACCTCGGATCAGATCAGGCCAACTCCCTGTTGAACGAGATTGCCGAGAGAGAGGACTACCTGGTTAAAAAATCAGTGTGGATCTTCGGCGGAGATGGTTGGGCCTACGACATCGGCTACGGCGGTCTGGACCACGTGTTGGCCTCCGGCGAGAACATCAACGTCATGGTCTTCGACACGGAGGTCTATTCCAACACCGGCGGTCAGTCATCCAAATCCACCCCCATAGCAGCGGTAGCCAAGTTCGCAGCCTCTGGGAAAAAAGTCGCAAAGAAAGATCTGGGCCGGATGGCTATGACGTACGGCTACGTTTACGTAGCCCAGGTTGCCATGGGAGCCGATAAGAACCAGCTCATGAAAGCCGTTACCGAGGCAGAGGCCTATAATGGACCGTCCCTGATTATCGCCTACGCCCCCTGCATCAACCACGGTTTAAAGGAGGGCATGGGGCGAAGCCAGAATCAGGAAAAGAGGGCCGTGGAGTCCGGATACTGGCACCTGTTCCGGTACAATCCGACTGTCGAGGAAGGGAAGAACCCCTTTAAACTTGACTCAAAGGCACCCAAAAGCTCCTTCCGGGAGTTCATCCTCAGCGAGGTCCGCTACTCGTCCCTGATGAAAACCTTCCCGAAGGAGGCTGAGGAGCTCTTCGAAGCAGCAGAGATCTCAGCCAAACAGCGATACGAGACGTACAAGAAACTCTCTGATGGGTACAAGGTCTGA
- a CDS encoding glycine dehydrogenase (aminomethyl-transferring) (acts in conjunction with GvcH to form H-protein-S-aminomethyldihydrolipoyllysine from glycine; forms a heterodimer with subunit 1 to form the P protein) has product MLNKVDLMFEKSQPGRRGVALPACDVPGDPEKLLPQGYGRTQDAMIPEMTEVDVVRHFTNLSQLNFGVDEGFYPLGSCTMKYNPKINENAARLCGFSNVHPFQPEATCQGALKLMYDLSVMLTEITGMVGMTLQPSAGAHGELTGIFLIKAYHRKNGDEGTRTKMIVPDSAHGTNPATASMAGYDVVEVASNDRGNVDLEALRAVVGPDTAGLMLTNPNTLGLFEKDILEIAGIVHDAGGLLYYDGANANAILGQIRPGDMGFDVLHLNLHKTFSTPHGGGGPGSGPVGVSEKLLPFLPTPLIVERDGSYTLDDDRPDSIGKVRSFFGNFGVLVRAYAYIRTMGPKGLRAVSENAVLNANYLMKRLSERFDIPLSNVICKHEFVISGEKQHKAHGVSTLDMAKRLMDHGFHPPTVYFPLIVHEAMMVEPTETEGKEMLDRFVSAMFEIADEAEKTPEIFHDAPYTTIVSRLDETQAARHPVLRWTPEK; this is encoded by the coding sequence ATGTTAAATAAAGTTGACCTCATGTTTGAAAAAAGTCAACCAGGTCGGAGAGGTGTTGCCTTACCTGCTTGTGACGTACCTGGCGATCCTGAAAAACTCTTGCCTCAGGGCTATGGCCGTACTCAAGATGCCATGATTCCTGAGATGACCGAGGTCGATGTGGTCCGTCATTTCACCAACCTGTCTCAGCTCAACTTCGGTGTGGATGAGGGCTTCTATCCTCTGGGTTCCTGTACCATGAAGTATAACCCCAAGATCAACGAAAACGCCGCTCGACTGTGTGGTTTTTCCAACGTTCATCCTTTCCAGCCCGAGGCTACCTGTCAAGGAGCTCTGAAGCTTATGTACGATCTGTCGGTCATGTTGACCGAGATCACCGGTATGGTGGGGATGACTCTTCAGCCCTCAGCTGGAGCTCATGGTGAGCTTACGGGTATATTCCTCATCAAGGCCTACCACAGGAAAAACGGCGATGAGGGGACTAGAACTAAGATGATCGTTCCCGATTCGGCTCACGGGACCAATCCTGCCACGGCGTCGATGGCGGGATACGATGTGGTTGAGGTGGCCTCTAACGACCGAGGGAATGTCGATCTGGAGGCCCTTCGTGCTGTTGTTGGCCCTGATACGGCTGGGCTCATGCTCACGAACCCGAACACCCTGGGGCTTTTTGAGAAGGATATCCTGGAGATCGCCGGGATCGTTCACGACGCCGGTGGCCTTCTGTATTACGACGGTGCCAATGCCAACGCTATTTTGGGACAAATCCGTCCGGGGGACATGGGGTTTGACGTGCTCCACCTGAACCTCCACAAGACCTTCAGTACACCTCACGGTGGTGGTGGCCCCGGCTCGGGGCCTGTGGGTGTCAGCGAGAAGCTTCTGCCTTTCCTTCCGACCCCGTTGATCGTGGAAAGGGACGGAAGCTATACGTTAGACGATGACCGCCCTGACAGTATTGGCAAGGTGCGCTCTTTCTTCGGGAACTTTGGAGTCCTCGTTCGGGCGTACGCCTACATCCGAACCATGGGCCCCAAAGGCTTGAGAGCCGTATCCGAGAACGCTGTGCTCAACGCCAATTACCTGATGAAACGGCTTAGCGAGCGTTTCGATATACCTTTATCCAATGTCATATGCAAGCACGAGTTCGTTATCTCCGGCGAGAAGCAGCATAAAGCCCATGGCGTTTCGACCCTGGATATGGCCAAGAGGCTCATGGACCATGGCTTCCATCCCCCGACGGTCTACTTCCCTCTTATCGTCCACGAAGCCATGATGGTGGAACCCACCGAGACCGAGGGTAAGGAGATGCTGGATCGGTTTGTGAGCGCCATGTTCGAGATCGCCGACGAGGCCGAAAAAACTCCTGAGATCTTCCACGATGCGCCGTATACGACCATCGTCTCCAGACTGGACGAGACCCAGGCTGCCAGGCACCCCGTCCTGCGGTGGACTCCTGAGAAGTAG
- a CDS encoding DNA methyltransferase, whose protein sequence is MRGIRPTTGLVLQALFNILGDMQGRSFLDLFAGTGRVAFEACRLGASPVISVELLRGRSKAIWAAKRFDGHTHLSMDVRKGLSWVARRQMAFDVIFADPPYGDGWGRRLPEVILARRSVLVPEGTVVIEHSVDEPLMASAPWRVLQERVYGRSALAFLALEDRSVTEEGTM, encoded by the coding sequence ATGAGGGGCATTCGTCCCACCACGGGATTAGTCCTTCAGGCTCTGTTTAATATTCTGGGGGATATGCAGGGGCGCTCTTTCCTTGATCTGTTCGCCGGTACGGGGCGTGTCGCTTTTGAGGCATGCCGTCTGGGGGCATCTCCGGTGATCTCAGTGGAACTCCTTCGTGGTCGGTCCAAAGCCATCTGGGCCGCCAAACGATTCGACGGCCACACCCATCTGTCCATGGATGTCCGCAAGGGGCTCTCTTGGGTGGCCCGGCGGCAAATGGCCTTTGATGTGATATTCGCTGACCCTCCTTACGGCGATGGCTGGGGACGTCGGTTGCCCGAGGTTATCCTGGCTCGGAGGTCTGTCCTCGTTCCCGAGGGGACTGTCGTGATCGAGCATAGCGTGGACGAGCCTCTCATGGCTTCAGCGCCGTGGCGAGTTCTTCAGGAACGTGTTTATGGCCGAAGCGCCCTGGCCTTTCTGGCTCTTGAGGATAGATCTGTCACCGAGGAGGGAACGATGTGA
- a CDS encoding DNA-binding protein gives MTKTELIEAVAKSAELSKKAAGEAVSAVVEAVEEALVRGEKVQLVGFGTFEVRERAARTGRNPQNPDKTIQIPAKKVPVFRPGKALKDRVN, from the coding sequence GTGACCAAGACCGAACTTATCGAAGCAGTGGCCAAATCCGCAGAGCTGAGCAAAAAGGCAGCGGGTGAGGCGGTATCGGCCGTCGTAGAGGCTGTCGAGGAAGCCTTGGTTAGGGGGGAAAAAGTTCAGCTTGTGGGATTCGGTACCTTCGAGGTCCGGGAAAGGGCCGCGAGGACTGGCCGAAATCCTCAGAATCCTGATAAGACCATCCAGATTCCCGCGAAGAAAGTCCCGGTTTTTCGTCCTGGGAAGGCTTTGAAGGATCGGGTAAACTGA
- the rsmA gene encoding ribosomal RNA small subunit methyltransferase A, whose translation MHQRTFTPNTNLGQNFLINREIVRQIIVRANLNSNDVVLEIGPGQGVLSRAILESPCSHLHSVEIDRRLESYLRDCEGPRFSLHWGDGVTFPYETLTPCPNKVVANIPYHVTTPLLWALLEKLAPLGLQYLILMVQKEAADRLVAHEGTKDRYPLGIAIEAMGQAKVYMKVSPGSFRPIPRVHSALVEIWIDDQRELAQDSIWRRILRGGFAQRRKKLTNNLTVLGYEKNELLSAFEQAGISPSARAEDLTSDQWLALRRAIQ comes from the coding sequence ATACATCAACGTACGTTTACACCGAACACCAATCTGGGGCAGAACTTCCTGATCAACCGGGAGATCGTCCGGCAAATCATCGTTCGGGCAAACTTGAATTCCAACGACGTGGTGCTGGAGATCGGCCCCGGTCAGGGCGTTCTGAGTCGAGCGATACTGGAGTCTCCGTGTTCCCATCTCCACTCGGTTGAGATCGATCGCCGGCTAGAGTCGTACCTCCGGGACTGTGAGGGGCCTCGTTTCTCCCTCCACTGGGGTGACGGAGTCACCTTCCCATACGAGACCTTGACCCCATGTCCCAACAAGGTAGTGGCGAATATCCCCTACCACGTCACCACACCTCTTTTATGGGCACTCCTGGAGAAACTGGCCCCTCTCGGATTGCAGTACCTCATTCTCATGGTACAAAAGGAGGCTGCCGATCGTCTCGTGGCCCATGAGGGAACCAAGGACCGATATCCTCTGGGCATCGCAATCGAAGCCATGGGACAAGCTAAGGTATACATGAAGGTCTCTCCTGGTTCCTTTCGCCCGATCCCCAGGGTCCACTCGGCTTTGGTGGAGATTTGGATTGATGATCAGAGAGAGCTGGCCCAGGACTCAATCTGGAGACGTATCCTTCGCGGAGGATTTGCCCAGAGACGGAAAAAACTGACCAATAACCTGACGGTCTTGGGGTACGAGAAAAACGAACTCCTGAGCGCTTTTGAACAGGCAGGGATCTCCCCCTCCGCTCGAGCAGAGGATCTCACAAGCGATCAATGGCTCGCCCTTCGGCGAGCCATACAATAA